In Urechidicola croceus, a single window of DNA contains:
- a CDS encoding low molecular weight protein-tyrosine-phosphatase produces MVRVLMVCLGNICRSPLAEGILKSKTFLKNVKVDSAGTGAYHIGSLPDKRSIAIAKQHNLDITDHRGRQFSVKDFDDFDVIYVMDSSNYKNVIRLARNEQDEQKVKMILNEVFPGENLDVPDPYTGGSHGFRIVYDMLNEACDIIVEKLS; encoded by the coding sequence ATGGTTAGAGTATTAATGGTTTGCCTTGGTAATATTTGTCGCTCACCATTGGCAGAGGGTATATTAAAATCAAAAACCTTTTTAAAAAATGTTAAAGTTGACTCTGCAGGTACAGGAGCTTATCACATAGGTAGTTTACCAGATAAGCGATCAATAGCAATAGCAAAACAGCATAATTTAGATATTACCGATCATAGAGGTCGTCAATTTTCTGTAAAAGATTTTGATGATTTTGACGTTATTTATGTAATGGATAGTTCGAATTATAAAAATGTAATTCGATTAGCACGAAATGAACAAGATGAGCAAAAGGTAAAAATGATTTTAAACGAAGTATTTCCTGGTGAGAATTTAGATGTTCCAGATCCATATACTGGAGGAAGTCACGGATTTAGAATTGTATATGATATGCTAAATGAAGCTTGTGATATTATTGTTGAAAAATTATCATAG
- a CDS encoding SAM-dependent methyltransferase: MSQKGKLYLIPTTLGDNEPLEVLPLSVKKVVESLDYFIVENQKTARRFIKRITPKKSQPSLVLRSIDKYAEALEVSTYLDVCEQGISVGLLSEAGVPAIADPGAEVVKLAHEKNIQVVPLVGPSSIVLAMMASGMNGQSFTFNGYLPIDSSVRKKTIKQLEKLSLDKNQSQIFIETPYRNEKMLTDLKSTLAPTTRLCIATDITLSSEYIKTLTINDWKNENPNLHKRPTIFIIHKS; encoded by the coding sequence ATGTCTCAAAAAGGAAAACTATATCTTATTCCAACTACATTAGGAGATAATGAACCATTAGAAGTTCTTCCACTTTCAGTTAAAAAAGTAGTTGAAAGTTTGGATTATTTTATTGTTGAAAATCAAAAAACAGCAAGAAGATTCATTAAAAGAATTACCCCGAAGAAATCACAACCATCTTTAGTTTTAAGATCAATAGACAAATATGCTGAAGCTCTTGAAGTAAGTACTTACTTAGATGTGTGTGAACAAGGAATTTCAGTAGGTTTACTTTCAGAAGCGGGTGTTCCGGCAATTGCAGATCCAGGAGCAGAAGTTGTTAAGTTAGCACATGAAAAAAACATACAGGTTGTTCCTTTAGTTGGTCCATCTTCTATTGTTTTGGCAATGATGGCATCTGGAATGAATGGTCAAAGTTTTACTTTTAATGGGTATTTGCCAATTGACAGTTCTGTTCGAAAAAAAACAATCAAACAATTAGAGAAGTTGTCTTTAGATAAAAATCAATCTCAAATTTTTATTGAAACGCCTTATAGAAATGAAAAAATGCTTACTGATTTAAAATCAACTTTAGCACCAACTACTAGGTTGTGTATTGCTACTGATATTACACTTTCTTCAGAATATATCAAGACATTAACTATAAATGATTGGAAAAATGAAAATCCTAATTTGCATAAAAGACCAACAATATTCATAATTCATAAAAGTTAG